In Gadus morhua chromosome 2, gadMor3.0, whole genome shotgun sequence, the DNA window CTGTGTCCCTGCCCAACGAGGCCCTcggcctcctcttctccttgaaCCTCCCAGAGTGCGACACCTTGACgtggcgccccctggtggccgtgGTGGTCTTGTCTACGATCCTCTCTAGCCTGGCGTTCAGCTTAGAGTCCTGGGCcccgtctgctgctgctgtggccgGCTGACtggcggtggaggcggtggaagGGGAAGTGTAGGTTGGGCTGTTGGAGTTGGAGGCGTATTCCCCTGGGATCTCGTACAGAACCTTAGGCTGGGACCTCCTCTTCCGGAGGAAGGTGAGCTTCCACCAGCCCGCGGCTGGGTCCGCCATGATGcagggagagacagcgagagacggggggagacactgaagcagcagagagaggaagggcaTACAGGTCTAGCCAGGCCCGGTCTGGAGGTGTGCacaggcaggggggagggagggagggaaggaggaagagttAGAGATAGGTGGATGAAGGGAGGAATAGAATAAACAGGTTTGTAGAGGAGGGAGTGGTAGATGGAGGGATGGCActagagaggaagaagagataTGGGGATGGATAATGGAGACCTAAAGAGATAAGAGGAATTTGCTTATCGGTCTGTTAGCAAACAAAggaagcaattgataatgtttctgtgtgcatgtacggGATCCATGACCAATTGAGGCTAACcagtgtgtgtcggtgcatCATGCATGTTTCTATTCAGTCATGTGCTTTTAAATATTTCAGTGTTAATCAATAGTGACCAAAATGCTCTATATATGGGGTTGGATGCAAGAGCCTCTGGttactctggtgtgtgtgtgtgtgtgtgtgtttctgtgtctgtgtctgtgtgtgtgcttttgtgtgtttatgagtgcacatgtaagtgtgcatgcatgacaATATTTTATACACATCATCGATtgcttaaaggagcatttcaccggtggaggcatgaatatgtattgaaattgggtcgtATATGTaatcgaataataaaataaaattctaatttggtgccgtcttgaccgaggaaaaggcagaaagtgactttttggcgcttgtggattgtagacaacaactcccaccatgcaccacgatgcacagcttcgctggccactcccgctgatctagatcagcgggtcTCACCCCCTTGTGcctgtagtcttacgagaatcctcccctcctACAAAATCGTCATaatgcgtcatcttaaacaggaagtgttggagatcgatacggatctctccagtctctccagaaaataagggaatgatgcatgaccattcaaaaatataagTGGGTTTCTAAAGATAcgaagcttaatggaaatgagtgaagtttccctttaagtaTAAATATTAGCGTTATTAttaaggattgtgtgtgtgtgtgtgtttgtgagagagtgaatgTGCATTTTTCGTTCAGTGAAAGTGATCAGCCTGATCGCATGCGTACACGTGATCATCCTGTGCCACTATCCACTATGCCAATAGTGGAGGCCATGGGTCAGACCCCTGCAAGATGGCGGGAGGGTAAACCACTAACTGTGAGACTAAGCCCGGCCATGCAAGCTACCCTGGACCGGTTTAGAGACTCTATGGCTGTTTGCTGCTCTTTGGTCTTGTATCCACTGTAGCCCTGTGTGCAGGGCGAGGTCATAATAGTCTGATAGTTCAGGGCTGGTTAATGGCAGCTGGTCAAACAGAAACTtcacccattctctctctctctccctctctctctctctctctctcactctcactctctcctcactctctctcattctctcaacCACTCAtttctccctttttctcctctctatctctctttcgctccccaGTCTTGCTTCTCCTTTCTTCCGTTCAGTCAATATGGTTAGCATACATGCAGGTTATTGTCTCCTTGTGTGCCTTTCGATGAAATTCTATACAACTTCAAACAAGGCGAGAGATAGCGgttttacggcttatatatctTAAAGGCAATGCTGTGATTTTAGAGAGGCAAACAGGTGAAGCTAAACAAGGttgtaataaaaaaacatcttgAAATCCCGTGGTTTTCATGATTACCATTACTCCTATGCATGCTATTGTGGTTATTGTTAGTTGTATTCCACCTCTTAATTGATGAGTCATCATTAATATTGCCTGTCAAACCATACCGACTGCTATATAAGTAAGCTATTTAAAATGATGAGCAGGTATGACATTATAGCCAACTTGGAACACAGCTAGTCCACTATGACTTAATGTAGCATTTTGCCATGCAAACTGGTAAAACATGCATCATTATTTGTTGTATTAGTTTTGTAACCACTTAATGGCGGTTGCATAAAGGTGGGGCCATGCAAACACATCAATTGTAACAGAACACCTGACCACAATACAGTGCCGTGCTAACAGGAGTGTATGTTTATCTGTGTTACTTTGTGTcagtgggtatgtgtgtgtgtgtgtgtgtgtgtgtgtgtgtgtgtgtgtgtgtgtgtgtgtgtgtgtgtgtgtgtgtgtgtgtgtgtgtgtgtgtgtgtgtgtgtgtgtgtgtgtgtgtgtgtgtgtgtgtgtgtgtgtgaaggtctgtgtgtatgactgtgcaggtctgtgtgtatgactgtgcATGTATATTACTCTGTGAAAGACTTTGAGTGTGCATAGTCAGTGCACAGTGCAGGGTTTTAACACTTGCCTCACCTGTGGATGTGTTCTAGAGATCCCTTCTGCCCTGCTCTTGTGTCTTTGCAGGGCTcagcactctctctcgctttatgactctctcgctcctccctctccttctccctctccttctctctctctctctctctctctctctctctctctctctctctctctctctctctctctctctctctctctctctctctctctcgctctctctctctccctctgtgtccctctctcagtATCTTGCACTGTGCGTCTTGGGTGAACTTGTACTTCTAAATACTTTTTGATCACACTCAACACTCTCCATCAAAGAAAAGGACTACAAGCCTTCTCTTTCCGAACTTTCCAATCAGAAAGCGTTCTGTGTTCCACGTTCTCAAAGTTCTTAAGGTATATAGATCACCTGGGTCTGTTTGAAGGGGTGTGAAGGTTCCGCAGATGAGTCACCTGGTGTTCAAATTCAAATCCAGCCCATCGATTATAATCCACTTTATATTGTTATTGTCAATGACACAAGGCAAAAGGAAAGGATGTCCCTGTCTGCCAAATCTAATCCTGTGCTGTTGACATCAGTCCTCAGTCTTTAGATCTGTTCTGCAGTGACTGACTCGTGCAAGtttctattattatttcattgctcctcctctctccacctgtctcctcctccatcctctgatattttgcttgtctgtctgtcctcctcctttccctcctctgCGTCCTTCTCCTCCATTCTCACCTGTTGGATCTCTGATATGCCCTTTGACGGTTGCTGGAGTGGACCCCGCctactcttacacacacatgcaggcatgcacgcacgcactcaatgagacacacacactccagcgcATGCGAGTACGTACGCAatcatatcatcatcatcagttttTCCCGCTGGGCGCATATCTGGCCTTGGGGCGCTACTGCTGGAGAGTTGGAAGTCTCTgttccagcagcagctgtcGAATACAGACATCTTGTCTGTAGATGTCTGTCGAAGACATCacgacatcagtcagggttaggtaccttgtcaaggacacctcgacactcagctaggagaagccggggatcgaaccagcaaccttcaggttaccagccaacccgctctacctcctgagctactgccgcacacaagcacacacgcgcacaagccCACATGCTCACaatcacacatccacacacacatacacccgcaCAAGCACATACGCGCATGCTATCAGGATGACAACACTGTTACACTGTAAATTCAATTTAGGTGCTTCAACTTTTTCCAATCAAATCCCAAATCCAATTTGAACATTTCCCCTAACTTGCTTTAGTCTCAATGAGGTTTCACAGAGTTTAGCTCTCTTATCACTATAAGTGTTGCCATGGCTCCCATCTCTTAGTTGTTGTACCCGGAACAGGAAATGGGCGAACAGGTACTCAGTAACCAAGCTATTATCTGCAAGATGTCATCAAAATAAAACCGTCTCTTCGTTTTATACGACTGCTGCTTGCAAGAGTATTTCCAACCAATTTGGCGCTGCAGGCAATATCCAAACCAATTATTTCAATCACTATACGTGAGTGATAATTCCTTAAGCGGTGTGCGTAATGAGTTGATAGCCCATTCACGGTGCAAAGGTGTGGCTGCCATGCCAGGGAGCGACGGCAGCCACATGCCATGATAGGTAGATGGCGGAGGCTTGACGCTACATTGGGTTCTAACATGAAAAGGCATTGGGCTACAAGCTAGCAATGCGGTTCATCACAGGATGTCAGGAAGGACAATAACTCCCTAAAGGGTTTCTGTTCGACTACCTGCATCAAGTCCTTGTAATAGCCTGTATGGGGCTGGTGGTGATCGGAACTCAGTGAATGCCGAatgtgaggttgtgtgtataAGTATCGGCCGATGCTTTCATACAAAGTGGTTTTGGCTGACTGTGAGTTGGCCAATGAATTTGGTGGGAGAATCGAATGAGTCAGAGCGTAGAATGAAAGCATCCAGCATATTTATTCTTACTCACAGGTCAATGAGTCAATGATAACAGCATAGGTACCCTCAGCCTGCTATCAACATATTGAACAACCAAAGCCTTATATAAGTTTAAACAGGAAATTACCTTGAATTAACAATTAGGCACATACATCAactaaacaaaccaaaacaacgTTTTCATTTGAAGAattaggcccaatcccgtttctttgctcactgtctcaaccctacatctcaaccctaaccctaacccttaccctcatagctcatgctcattgctacccctaaccgatcccctaccaaatgggacaaccctaccctgtgccTTGAAAATGGCGACATGCTAGAGCCAGATGCGGATGCTGAACTAGAAATGCTTGACCCCCAACCTCCCCGtggccccctagcagataaccagacccctggtaatgttacaagagacagactggctgccattgtcttgggcaacgagcaagacccattgtaaagatgtttaacctgaaatggtatttatattttgtaattggcatgtttaaataaaggatttttttaatactatttgtcccttgtaatatacctttattttgaatgtcacttagctacatgttaaaggtggtattagataataatcggttaagaacaagaacactttagaagaaaccctttatttaaataagaaatactgaaccacacatctaaaaatatacacacacgcatctaaaaatacacacacacacctaaaaatacacacacacacacacacacacacacactctcagcttttgagagaatggtggagaatcacatcgtctccaccattccgccaactttgcctcgctctcctcctgcctcgcctgctccctggcactctcctcttggaaggggtgtctggggtggtggaagaggtgcctggggtggaggagcatgagggagaggttggagggctggtggcagtggactcaacgatgtcctgaaagaaaacaaataagaaggaattaggaattatatgccagaactggttgatatggccatatgttatgtacaatatataatagctatgtacacaatatagtactgccaaaaaatacattgattaaccatgtaatattactaatataatataatatattagtatatataataatacgtatagaatattactaatataatataatatattagtatatataatattacttattgaatattactaatataatataacatattagtataaagcttatttttaacctggagtcactagaacatggaagatctggatatcatacgacatgatgtagcctagtaacggggacgctggcgagtctaacgccgctctgtatggcttgtttttattcagtatttccaatatttctcacgattgcattgaacattttgtcgttttttttggtctttagtagtttagctaagtttactagttatatatagtcacttttcgctattgtcagtgcgccagttttctttatttttacgtgttttatacgtgaggtcgtacagttggtggacggacgctgttgccttttgaacgctgttgctgctgctgctcaccggaacgtcattctgaacattattttttcgcgattttctttttctttctagtcttttaactttttatcagttttcttttgcttactttcaacaccttctgtctgaaacccttctggacctcgggtcggactacaaagttaagttaagtaactgcgtcagttttcttgatttatttatttatttctgaacgttaaacgtctgcgtgttttgttttgtgttttgtgcgtggagtcgtgcagctgttggtggatgaca includes these proteins:
- the LOC115533334 gene encoding proline-rich protein 15-like protein A; this translates as MPFLSLLLQCLPPSLAVSPCIMADPAAGWWKLTFLRKRRSQPKVLYEIPGEYASNSNSPTYTSPSTASTASQPATAAADGAQDSKLNARLERIVDKTTTATRGRHVKVSHSGRFKEKRRPRASLGRDTEGSGGEEGGGTRTHKQDQTD